One window of the Trachemys scripta elegans isolate TJP31775 chromosome 13, CAS_Tse_1.0, whole genome shotgun sequence genome contains the following:
- the LOC117886667 gene encoding uromodulin-like isoform X2, whose protein sequence is MWTAVGEQGYAGLAMEVTVTCLLLLAALWLPGGESYNTDPKKPLGQMEEAALRPKRSPRFCFPNPCKHQGVCRVVEEKPNCTCKAGFTGTFCQDVVLKLQCEEDHMKMMVRKEVFEVLKIPLARVHLKNSACKVSEKEEAGAIFFAATLTGENHTLCGSVIQQNRSHVSYTNVMESDMEATGVISRSSLVRVHFSCIYSYERVVQLPFSLTAIDTLVKFVVKEGEFNVTMALYETSAYLQPYQQQPPALPLSEFLYILLQLEGQSQVRYFLLSVEDCWATPSADPSHDMQHQLIVKGCPRDETVMYINGIGNSTVAKFSFQMFQFINYSEVFLHCRVRLCLPDGPEPCAKQCPRKSKSKRALEEDYKKIVSYGPIHLLASPLSGARNAESGTKLQDLWGLEVSRCRMCTESLVCPTLSASS, encoded by the exons GAAGTGACTGTGACATGCCTGCTGCTGCtcgctgctctctggctgcctggGGGTGAGAGCTACAATA CTGATCCGAAGAAGCCCCTTGGCCAAATGGAAGAGGCTGCCCTCCGTCCCAAGAGAAGCCCGAGATTCTGCTTTCCGAACCCATGTAAGCACCAGGGAGTCTGCCGGGTAGTTGAGGAGAAACCAAACTGCACCTGCAAGGCTGGCTTCACTGGGACATTCTGTCAAG ATGTGGTACTCAAGCTGCAGTGTGAGGAAGATCACATGAAGATGATGGTGAGAAAGGAAGTGTTTGAAGTGTTGAAAATCCCCTTGGCGCGGGTCCACTTGAAGAACAGCGCTTGCAAGGTCTCTGAAAAGGAGGAGGCTGGAGCAATCTTCTTTGCAGCCACTCTCACGGGCGAGAACCATACCCTGTGTGGGTCAGTGATTCAG CAAAACAGGTCACACGTGTCTTACACCAACGTGATGGAGTCCGACATGGAGGCCACGGGCGTGATCTCCAGAAGCAGCCTTGTGCGAGTGCATTTCTCCTGCATCTACTCCTATGAGCGGGTGGTCCAGCTGCCCTTCTCCCTTACTGCCATCGACAC GCTGGTGAAGTTTGTGGTCAAAGAGGGGGAGTTCAACGTGACCATGGCCTTGTACGAGACCTCGGCTTACCTGCAGCCCTACCAGCAGCAGCCCCCGGCCCTCCCCCTGTCGGAGTTCCTCTACATCCTGCTGCAGCTGGAAGGGCAGAGCCAGGTGCGGTACTTCCTGCTGAGCGTCGAGGACTGTTGGGCCACCCCGTCGGCGGACCCCAGCCATGACATGCAGCACCAGCTCATTGTGAAGGG gtgtCCCCGTGATGAGACCGTGATGTACATCAATGGCATCGGAAACAGCACCGTGGCAAAGTTCAGCTTCCAGATGTTCCAATTCATCAACTACTCGGAGGTGTTCCTGCACTGCCGAGTACGCCTGTGCCTCCCCGATGGCCCCGAGCCCTGTGCAAAG CAATGTCCCAGGAAGTCGAAGAGCAAGAGGGCACTTGAGGAGGACTACAAGAAGATTGTCTCTTATGGACCCATCCATCTCCTCGCCTCTCCCCTTTCTGGAGCACGGAATGCTGAGTCGGGGACAAAACTGCAGGACCTTTGGG GACTAGAAGTCTCAAGATGTAGAATGTGTACAGAGAGCCTAGTCTGCCCCACCTTATCTGCCTCTTCCTAG
- the ADGRG3 gene encoding adhesion G protein-coupled receptor G3 produces the protein MVNLLHSMKFSFMVTTLSLLPLLDCIRGKESCKALQEEPRGDSSRSCCDIGLTNGGLPIQPESVNKITSISPLCDELENEANAFCKCVMDEIHRFWPAFEEYLIGEEVNESVIDLNKTKARVQNVSTSITHDLVFTITPNEVPKELDTSVKGKVSNIRLPRGLFQSFHNKTDYVKVAVLVLDVGEVSMFKDPDQTGTMLDNVTVSVNVGGRQIAGLSDCVELTFSHGQLPRNLPVQCVFWDTKKGKRGGWNTSGCLTIPRDRETMCCCDHLTFFTLLMTPSLDNIAAQMLLTIANVGCGISVFFSALTIGLYFALRFIYKKFQSNDTVKIHVNLTSSLFLLNLAYLLNKWIISLGHQGLCQGIGGFTHYCLLCCFTWMAIEAFQVYLLVIKVTNIYMRHYMVKLCLVGWGFPALVVTITGSINSYGKYTITDMANQPAVTLCWINSTHVVVHYITNCSYFGLILLFNTLVLVVVAWKLFSLQRTTAGKEEKIETWKRGFTVLGLSCLLGATWGLAFFTYGTMSVPAAYLFTVLNSLQGFFIFIWFMVLYYPKKDTATSSSGSGKNVKVTTASRS, from the exons ATGGTGAATCTGCTGCACAGCATGAAATTCTCCTTCATGGTGAcaaccctgagcctcctgccactGCTGG ACTGCATCAGAGGAAAAGAGAGCTGCAAGG CTTTGCAGGAAGAACCCAGGGGGGACTCTAGCCGCAGCTGCTGTGACATCGGCCTGACCAATGGAGGTTTACCAATACAACCGGAGTCAGTCAACAAAATCACAAGCATCTCCCCATTGTGTGATGAGCTGGAGAACGAGGCCAACGCCTTCTGCAAATGTGTGATGGACGAGATCCACAG GTTCTGGCCTGCCTTCGAGGAGTACCTCATCGGGGAAGAGGTGAATGAGAGTGTCATAGACTTAAACAAGACAAAGGCGCGGGTCCAGAACGTGAGCACCTCCATCACCCACGATCTCGTCTTCACAATCACGCCGAATGAG GTCCCCAAGGAGCTAGACACAAGTGTGAAGGGAAAGGTGAGCAACATAAGACTCCCCAGGGGACTATTTCAGTCCTTTCACAATAAGACAGACTACGTCAAAGTGGCAGTGCTGGTGCTTGACGTTGGAGAAGTGAGCATGTTTAAG GACCCGGACCAGACAGGCACCATGCTAGACAACGTCACGGTCAGTGTGAACGTGGGAGGCAGGCAAATCGCTGGACTCAGCGACTGTGTAGAACTCACCTTCTCCCACGGACAACTGCCCCGG AACTTGCCCGTTCAGTGCGTCTTCTGGGACACCAAGAAAG GCAAGCGTGGAGGATGGAACACATCTGGCTGCCTCACCATACCCAGAGACAGGGAGACCATGTGCTGCTGTGATCACCTGACCTTCTTCACCCTCTTAATG aCTCCGTCCCTAGACAACATCGCAGCCCAGATGTTATTAACTATCGCAAACGTTGGCTGTGGGATTTCCGTGTTCTTCTCAGCCCTCACCATCGGCCTGTACTTTGCTCTAAG GTTCATTTACAAAAAATTCCAGTCCAATGACACGGTCAAGATCCACGTGAACCTCACGAGCAGCCTGTTCCTCCTGAACCTGGCCTATCTGCTGAACAAATGGATCATCAGCCTGGGCCATCAGGGGCTATGCCAGGGCATCGGAGGCTTCACCCACTACTGCCTGCTCTGCTGTTTCACCTGGATGGCCATCGAGGCTTTTCAAGTCTACCTGTTGGTCATCAAAGTCACCAACATCTACATGCGGCACTACATGGTGAAGCTGTGCCTCGTCGGCTGGG GCTTCCCTGCTCTCGTGGTCACGATCACTGGCAGCATAAACAGCTATGGAAAATACACCATTACGGATATGGCCAACCAGCCCGCCGTCACCCT GTGCTGGATAAACTCCACTCACGTGGTGGTCCATTACATCACCAACTGCAGCTACTTCGGCCTGATCCTCCTCTTCAACACCCTGGTCCTCGTGGTTGTAGCCTGGAAGCTGTTCAGCCTGCAGCGCACCACagcggggaaggaggagaaaatagAGACCTGGAAGAGGGGCTTCACAGTGCTCGGCCTCTCCTGCCTGCTGGGAGCCACATGGGGGCTGGCCTTCTTCACCTACGGCACCATGTCCGTGCCTGCAGCCTACCTCTTCACAGTACTGAACTCTCTCCAAG gtTTCTTCATATTCATCTGGTTCATGGTTCTCTACTATCCAAAGAAAGATACAGCCACATCCTCCTCCGGCAGCGGCAAGAATGTGAAAGTcaccaccgcttcccgcagctag
- the LOC117886667 gene encoding uromodulin-like isoform X1, translated as MWTAVGEQGYAGLAMEVTVTCLLLLAALWLPGGESYNTDPKKPLGQMEEAALRPKRSPRFCFPNPCKHQGVCRVVEEKPNCTCKAGFTGTFCQDVVLKLQCEEDHMKMMVRKEVFEVLKIPLARVHLKNSACKVSEKEEAGAIFFAATLTGENHTLCGSVIQQNRSHVSYTNVMESDMEATGVISRSSLVRVHFSCIYSYERVVQLPFSLTAIDTLVKFVVKEGEFNVTMALYETSAYLQPYQQQPPALPLSEFLYILLQLEGQSQVRYFLLSVEDCWATPSADPSHDMQHQLIVKGCPRDETVMYINGIGNSTVAKFSFQMFQFINYSEVFLHCRVRLCLPDGPEPCAKQCPRKSKSKRALEEDYKKIVSYGPIHLLASPLSGARNAESGTKLQDLWGPQLWIPGALVTLIVAGLFVLVAIAKAMRK; from the exons GAAGTGACTGTGACATGCCTGCTGCTGCtcgctgctctctggctgcctggGGGTGAGAGCTACAATA CTGATCCGAAGAAGCCCCTTGGCCAAATGGAAGAGGCTGCCCTCCGTCCCAAGAGAAGCCCGAGATTCTGCTTTCCGAACCCATGTAAGCACCAGGGAGTCTGCCGGGTAGTTGAGGAGAAACCAAACTGCACCTGCAAGGCTGGCTTCACTGGGACATTCTGTCAAG ATGTGGTACTCAAGCTGCAGTGTGAGGAAGATCACATGAAGATGATGGTGAGAAAGGAAGTGTTTGAAGTGTTGAAAATCCCCTTGGCGCGGGTCCACTTGAAGAACAGCGCTTGCAAGGTCTCTGAAAAGGAGGAGGCTGGAGCAATCTTCTTTGCAGCCACTCTCACGGGCGAGAACCATACCCTGTGTGGGTCAGTGATTCAG CAAAACAGGTCACACGTGTCTTACACCAACGTGATGGAGTCCGACATGGAGGCCACGGGCGTGATCTCCAGAAGCAGCCTTGTGCGAGTGCATTTCTCCTGCATCTACTCCTATGAGCGGGTGGTCCAGCTGCCCTTCTCCCTTACTGCCATCGACAC GCTGGTGAAGTTTGTGGTCAAAGAGGGGGAGTTCAACGTGACCATGGCCTTGTACGAGACCTCGGCTTACCTGCAGCCCTACCAGCAGCAGCCCCCGGCCCTCCCCCTGTCGGAGTTCCTCTACATCCTGCTGCAGCTGGAAGGGCAGAGCCAGGTGCGGTACTTCCTGCTGAGCGTCGAGGACTGTTGGGCCACCCCGTCGGCGGACCCCAGCCATGACATGCAGCACCAGCTCATTGTGAAGGG gtgtCCCCGTGATGAGACCGTGATGTACATCAATGGCATCGGAAACAGCACCGTGGCAAAGTTCAGCTTCCAGATGTTCCAATTCATCAACTACTCGGAGGTGTTCCTGCACTGCCGAGTACGCCTGTGCCTCCCCGATGGCCCCGAGCCCTGTGCAAAG CAATGTCCCAGGAAGTCGAAGAGCAAGAGGGCACTTGAGGAGGACTACAAGAAGATTGTCTCTTATGGACCCATCCATCTCCTCGCCTCTCCCCTTTCTGGAGCACGGAATGCTGAGTCGGGGACAAAACTGCAGGACCTTTGGG GGCCACAGCTGTGGATTCCTGGTGCCCTGGTAACGCTGATCGTAGCCGGCCTCTTCGTTCTCGTTGCTATAGCTAAAGCCATGAGGAAATGA
- the LOC117886667 gene encoding uromodulin-like isoform X3 → MTEVTVTCLLLLAALWLPGGESYNTDPKKPLGQMEEAALRPKRSPRFCFPNPCKHQGVCRVVEEKPNCTCKAGFTGTFCQDVVLKLQCEEDHMKMMVRKEVFEVLKIPLARVHLKNSACKVSEKEEAGAIFFAATLTGENHTLCGSVIQQNRSHVSYTNVMESDMEATGVISRSSLVRVHFSCIYSYERVVQLPFSLTAIDTLVKFVVKEGEFNVTMALYETSAYLQPYQQQPPALPLSEFLYILLQLEGQSQVRYFLLSVEDCWATPSADPSHDMQHQLIVKGCPRDETVMYINGIGNSTVAKFSFQMFQFINYSEVFLHCRVRLCLPDGPEPCAKQCPRKSKSKRALEEDYKKIVSYGPIHLLASPLSGARNAESGTKLQDLWGPQLWIPGALVTLIVAGLFVLVAIAKAMRK, encoded by the exons GAAGTGACTGTGACATGCCTGCTGCTGCtcgctgctctctggctgcctggGGGTGAGAGCTACAATA CTGATCCGAAGAAGCCCCTTGGCCAAATGGAAGAGGCTGCCCTCCGTCCCAAGAGAAGCCCGAGATTCTGCTTTCCGAACCCATGTAAGCACCAGGGAGTCTGCCGGGTAGTTGAGGAGAAACCAAACTGCACCTGCAAGGCTGGCTTCACTGGGACATTCTGTCAAG ATGTGGTACTCAAGCTGCAGTGTGAGGAAGATCACATGAAGATGATGGTGAGAAAGGAAGTGTTTGAAGTGTTGAAAATCCCCTTGGCGCGGGTCCACTTGAAGAACAGCGCTTGCAAGGTCTCTGAAAAGGAGGAGGCTGGAGCAATCTTCTTTGCAGCCACTCTCACGGGCGAGAACCATACCCTGTGTGGGTCAGTGATTCAG CAAAACAGGTCACACGTGTCTTACACCAACGTGATGGAGTCCGACATGGAGGCCACGGGCGTGATCTCCAGAAGCAGCCTTGTGCGAGTGCATTTCTCCTGCATCTACTCCTATGAGCGGGTGGTCCAGCTGCCCTTCTCCCTTACTGCCATCGACAC GCTGGTGAAGTTTGTGGTCAAAGAGGGGGAGTTCAACGTGACCATGGCCTTGTACGAGACCTCGGCTTACCTGCAGCCCTACCAGCAGCAGCCCCCGGCCCTCCCCCTGTCGGAGTTCCTCTACATCCTGCTGCAGCTGGAAGGGCAGAGCCAGGTGCGGTACTTCCTGCTGAGCGTCGAGGACTGTTGGGCCACCCCGTCGGCGGACCCCAGCCATGACATGCAGCACCAGCTCATTGTGAAGGG gtgtCCCCGTGATGAGACCGTGATGTACATCAATGGCATCGGAAACAGCACCGTGGCAAAGTTCAGCTTCCAGATGTTCCAATTCATCAACTACTCGGAGGTGTTCCTGCACTGCCGAGTACGCCTGTGCCTCCCCGATGGCCCCGAGCCCTGTGCAAAG CAATGTCCCAGGAAGTCGAAGAGCAAGAGGGCACTTGAGGAGGACTACAAGAAGATTGTCTCTTATGGACCCATCCATCTCCTCGCCTCTCCCCTTTCTGGAGCACGGAATGCTGAGTCGGGGACAAAACTGCAGGACCTTTGGG GGCCACAGCTGTGGATTCCTGGTGCCCTGGTAACGCTGATCGTAGCCGGCCTCTTCGTTCTCGTTGCTATAGCTAAAGCCATGAGGAAATGA